GCCCCCGACGGACCGAGCAACAACACCCGCTCCCCGGCCTCGACCCGCAGGTCCACGCCGCGCACGGCCCACGCCCGGCGCCCGGCGTGCCGCCACCCGAACCCCCGCAGCTGAACCCCGCTCACCACACCCCCCAGCCCCGCCGCCGGCTCCACCCTGCCCCGTCGATCATGAGGTTGGCGGCACTTCCGGAGATCCACCCGAGGGCCAACCTCATGATCGACACGGGTGGGGTCAGATGGCGGCGCGGTCGCGGGCGACCGGGAAGCGGTCCAGGACGCCGGTGTTGGCCAGGGCGCGGGTCAGGACCCAACCGCCGACGCCGGCGATCACGGTGGCGCTGACGATGGTGAGCAGCGCGTACGGAACGCGGTAGTCGGCCAGGTCGTACTCGGCGTTCCAGACGAAGAAGTCGAACAGCGCGGCGCTGAGTCCGGTCAGCGCACCGGCCACCACCGCGGACGGCAGCCGGAACGAGCGGTACCGGAAGGCCGCGAAGGCCAGCTCGGCGCCGAGGCCCTGCACGATGCCCTGCGGGATCACCGTGCCGGCCCACTGGCTGCCCAGCAGCGCGGAGAGTACCGCGGCGACCGTCTCGCAGTAGAGCGCGGCGCCGGGCTTGCGAATGACCAGGCCGCCGACCACGGCCGGCATCAGCCAGACGCCGTAGATCAGGGTCTGCGCCGGCGGGAAGAAGGCGAACGCGCCCTCGGTGGCGCTCCACACCAGGCCCCAGGCCCAGAAGATGACGCCGAAGGCGACCGCGATCACCGAGGCGACCACGATGTCGATGGTGCGCCAGCGGTTGGTGTCGCTGTGGTTCATGTGAATGCTCCCAGTCCTGACTGCGAACCAGGAGAAGACGCACGCCGCGCGCCCGGTGGCACCGGACGGCGGCGCGGCTGGAGGTCGACCGAACTCCCTGCGCTGGCATTACCCAGATCAGGTTCGAGGGTCTGCGGGCGTGCCCGCACTCTCAGCGCTGTGCGCTCCCCTGTCGGATGTGAAGTTGTCTCGCTGACGCTAGCACCGACCAGGGGTACCGGCCCAGCAGGGCGTCCGCCCGACGCAGCGTCCGGTTCAGGAGACTTGGGCTGGGTAGGCTGACGATCATGCGGGTTGACGCACGGGGTTTCACGTTCGACGTACGCGCCGGTGGCCCACCGGACGGCGCGCCCGTCCTGCTGCTGCACGGCTTCCCCCAGCACTCCGGCGAGTGGGACGAGGTCGCCACCGCGCTGCACGCCGCCGGGTTGCGCACGTACGCGCTGGACCAGCGGGGCTACTCGCCGGGCGCCCGGCCGGCGGCTGTCCCCGACTACCGGATCCCCGAACTGGTCACCGACGCGGTGGCGGTGCTGGACGCGCTCGGGCTGGACGCCGTCCACCTGGTCGGCCACGACTGGGGAGCGATCGTGGCCTGGGCGCTGGCCGCCCGGCACCCCGAGCGGGTCCGTACGCTGACCGCGGTGTCCGTGCCACATCCGGCGGCCATGGCGCACGCGCTCGCCACCGACGGCCAGCAGAAGGCGCGCTCGTCGTACATCGCGCTGTTCCGCAAGCCGGGCAAGGCGGAGAAGGTGCTGCTGGCGTGGAACGCCACCGCACTGCGCAAGCTGCTCACCGGGGTGGGCGACGCGTCCCGCGTGGACCACTACGCCGACCCGATGCGCGAGCCGGGCGCGCTCACCGCGGCGCTGAACTGGTATCGGGCGATGTCCCGCGCAGACCTGGCCGGCGTCGGCCCGGTCGCGGTTCCCACCACGTACGTGTGGAGCGACCGGGACATCGCCATCGGCCGGACCGCCGCCGAGGCGTGCGCCGCCAACGTCACCGGGGACTACCGCTTCGTCCAACTACCCGGCGTGAGCCACTGGATCCCGGACGCCGCGCCCGGTCCGCTGGCCGAGGCGATCCTGGCCAGAACCAGCGGAACGGCCTGAGCCATGTCGGCCGAGAAGAACACCATGACGATGGACAGCGGCGGGCCGGGCACCCGACGCTCGATCGCCGCGCAACTGCGCATGCTGGGCGTACGCCCCGGCGGGACGCTGCTGGTGCACGCCGGGCTGCGTCAGCTGGGTTTCGTCTGCGGCGGGCCGCAGGCGCTGGTGCTCGCCCTGCGCGACGCGCTCGGCCCGGACGGCACGATCGTGGTGCCCACCCACACCCCGGACAACAGCGACCCCGCGCAGTGGCGCGACCCGCCGGTGCCGGTGGACTGGTGGCCGCTGATCCGCGCCGAGATGCCCGGATTCGATCCGGCGGTCACCCCGAGCCGCTTCATGGGCGTGTTGGCCGAGACGGTCCGCTGCTGGCCCGGAGCGCTGCGCAGCTCGCATCCCCACGTGTCGTTCGCCGCCCTCGGTCCGGCCGCCGAACAGGTGGTGGCCGGGCACACCCGGGCCGACATGCTCGGCGAGGGCTCCCCGCTGGCCCGGCTCTACGACCTCGACGCCCACGTGCTGCTGCTCGGTGTGGACCACGGGGTGAACACCTCGCTGCACCTGGCCGAGTACCGGCTTCCGGCACCACCCCGCGAGCAGTTGGGCGCCGCGATACGCACCGCTGACGGTGGCCGCGAATGGGTGTGGTGGCAGGACGTACGGCTCGACGAGACCGACTTCGACGCGTTGGGCCGGGACCTGGAGGCGACCGGGGCGGTCCGTACCGCACGGGTCGGCACCGGGACCGGGAGGTTGATGCGTCAGCGGGCGGCGGTCGACTTCGCAGTGGGATGGTTCGCCCGCAACCGGACAACGGAGGACGCATGACGGTGAGTGCCGAGGACTACCTGGCCGTGGTGACCGAGACGATCGGCCGGGTGGCCGAGAGCCAGCGGGCGGCGGTGGGGCGGGCCGCCGACCTGATCGCCGACGCGGTGCGTGCCGACGGTGTGGTGCACGCCTTCGGCACCGGGCACTCCGAGGCCCTGGCGATGGAGATCGCTGGCCGGGCGGGCGGTCTGGTGCCGACCAACCGGATCGCGCTGCGTGACCTGGTGCTGCTCGGCGGCGAACCGGCCGACCGGCTCGGCCCGCTGCTGGAGCGGGACCCGGCGGTGGCGCACCGGCTGTACGAGCTGGCCCCGGTGCGGCCCAGCGACGTCTTCGTGCTCGCGTCGAACTCCGGGGTCAACGGCGCGATGGTGGAGTTCGCCACGCTCGTCAAACAGCACGGCCATGGGCTGGTGGCGATCACCTCCGCACAGCACTCCGGCCGGATGACCTCCCGCCACCCGTCCGGGCGCAAGCTGGCGGACCTCGCCGACGTGGTGCTCGACAACGGCGCACCGTACGGCGACGCGACGTTGCCGCTGCCCGACGGTGGCACGGTGGGCGCGGTCTCCTCGATCACGGCGGCGCTGCTGGCCCAGCAGGTCACCGTGGAGGTGGTGGCCAGGTTGCTGGCCGCGGGGGAGCGGCCCCCGGTCTACCTGTCGGCGAACATCCCGGACGGCGACGCCCACAACGCGGCGCTGGAGGCCCGGTACGCGGGCCGCATCCGGCGCGGCGCCTGAGGCTCGTCCGGGCGGTGCCGGTGTCCCGGTGACGGGCCGGGAGGGCTCGTGAACCCGTTTCGCACCCGACCGGGTGGGGCACTTGCCTTGCCGGCGGCAGCCCGTACCGCTGGCAGTACCGTCTCACCGGAGGTAGCGCGTGTCCAAGGAGACCGAGAAGCAGCGTTGGCAGCGCAACTTCGCCGACCTGTTGCAGGAGCTGCGGGTCGCCCAGACCGGCGTGCAGATCCTTTTCGCCTTCCTGCTCACCCTGCCGTTCAGCAACGGGTTCACCCGCACCAACGAGTTCCAGCGGGACGTCTACATCGTCGCGTTGCTCGCCGCGGCCGCCGCCACCGCGCTGATCATCTCGCCGGTGGCGTTCCACCGGGCGCTGTTCCGGCAGGGGCGCAAGCCGGAGCTGGTCCGGTTCGCGCACCGGATGGCCACCGGCGGGCTCGCCTTCATGCTGATCTCCATGGTCAGCGCGGTGCTGCTGATCACCGACTTCGTGCTGGACCGGCCGATCGCGTTCGTGCTCAGCGCGCTGGCCGGGCTCTGGTTCCTCACCTTCTGGCTGATCCTGCCGTTCTCCCGACGCAGTTGGGGCGACGACGACATCGACGACGACGATGACGACCCACGCACCCTCGCCAACTGAGACCGGCGACCGGGTATCGAACTCGATCTTCACGGACCGCTACCCCTGAGTAACACCCGGGGGTAGCGTGACGGTAGTCGCGCACGTCGACGCAGCCGCACCGAGGTTCGAGGGGGCAGCCGTGACCACGACGCAGAACGGCCGACCGGCAGCGGACGGCCCCGATCCCGGCACCGCTCCGAGCACCGCCGGCGCCGCGGCGCCGTTGCCGACGGAGGCGGGGCAGGTCTCCGAGAAGGAGGCGCGGCAGGTCGCCGAGGCGGCTCGCGAGTCCGCGTGGGACCGGCCCAGCTTCGGCAAGGAGCTGTTCCTCGGCCGGTTCCGGCTCGACCTGATCGACCCGTGGCCCCGGTCCGACCCGGACGACGTGGCCCGCGCCGACGAGTTCCTCGGCCGGTTCCGCGCCTTCCTGACCTCCGAAGTGGACGGCGCGGCCATCGAGCGCGACGCGTCCATCCCGGACGCGGTGTTCCACGGGCTGGCCGACCTCGGCGCGTTCGGCATGAAGATCGACCGCAAGTACGGCGGTCTCGGGCTGAGCAACTTGCACTACTGCCGGGCGCTGATGCTGGCCGGCTCGATCAGCCCGGCGATCGGCGCGCTGCTCTCGGCGCACCAGTCGATCGGGGTGCCGCAGCCGTTGAAGATGTTCGGCACCGCCGAGCAGAAGCAGCGCTTCCTGCCCCGGCTCGCCGCCGGCGAGGTGTCCGCGTTCCTGCTCACCGAACCGGACGTCGGCTCCGACCCGGCCCGGCTGGCCACCACCGCCGAGCCGACCGAGGACGGCACCGGCTACCGGCTCAACGGCGTGAAGCTCTGGGCCACCAACGGCATCGTCGCCACCCTGCTGGTGGTGATGGCCCGGGTGCCGGCCACCGAGGGGCGGCGCGGCGGGATCACCGCGTTCGTGGTGGACGGCGACAGCGCGGGCATCACAGTGGAGCGGCGCAACGAGTTCGTCGGCCTGCGCGGCCTGGAGAACAGCCTGACCCGGTTCCACGACGTGTTCGTGCCCGCCGAGAACGTGATCGGCGGCGAGGGCAAGGGTCTGAAGATCGCCCTGACCACGCTGAACACCGGCCGGCTGTCGCTGCCGGCGATGTGCGTGGGCGCCGGCAAGTGGGCGCTCAACGTGGCCCGGGAGTGGGCCGCCGACCGGGTCCAGTGGGGCCGGCCGGTCGGCGAGCACGAGGCCGTTTCCCAGAAGCTCGCCTTCATCGCCGCCACCACGTACGGCATGGAGACCATGCTCGATCTCTGCTGCCTGCTCGCCGACGACGACCGCAACGACATCCGGATCGAGGCCGCGCTCGTCAAGCTGTACGCCAGCGAGATGGCCTGGAAGATCGCGGACGAGCTGATCCAGATCCGGGGCGGCCGGGGGTACGAGACGGCCGACTCGCTGGCCGCCCGCGGCGAACGCCCGGCCGCGGTCGAGCAGATGCTGCGCGACCTGCGGATCAACCGGATCTTCGAGGGCTCCACCGAGATCATGCACCTGCTGATCGCCCGGGAGGCGGTCGACGCCCACCTGTCGGTGGCCGGCGACATCATCGACCCGGAGGCGGGGTGGGGCCGTAAGGCCCGTGCCGGCGCCCGAGCCGGGGCCTTCTACGCGAAGTGGCTGCCCACCCTGGCCGTCGGCCGGGGGCAGAGCCCGTCGGCGTACGCCGAGTTCGGGCCGCTGGCCGCGCACCTGCGTCAGGTGGAGCGCTCGTCGCGCAAGCTGGCCCGGTCGACGTTCTACGCGATGTCCCGCTGGCAGGGAAAGATGGAGCGCAAGCAGGCGTTCCTCGGCCGGGTGGTGGACATCGGCGCGGAGCTGTTCGCGATGTCCGCGGTCTGCGTCCGGGCGTCCGCCGAGCGGGACAGCCGGCCGGAGAACGTCGAACTGGCCGACCTGTTCTGCCGGCAGGCCCGGGTCCGGGTGGACGCCCTGTTCGCCGCCCTGTGGGACAACACCGATTCGGTCGACACCGCCGCCGCGAAGCGCATCCTCAACGGCCGCTATGCGGCCCTGGAGGAGGGCGTCATCACCCCGTCCGACGAGCTGCCCTGGGTGGCCCGCTGGGCGCCCGGTCCGTCCGCCGCCGCCGACGTCCGCCGCCGTATCCCGCCGAAGTCGTGACGGGTGCCGCCCGGCGCGTCGCCGTGCCGGGCGGTCAGCGGGCGACCGCCCAGGCCAGCACCGCCGCCAGGATCAGGCCGTTGAGCACCGCGAGACCCAGGTACGCCGCAGACGGGATCTTCCGGCCCCGTCGGACGAAGGAGAGCAGGACCGCGGCGTAGCCGAGCAGCAGGACGGCGATGACGACCAGGAAGTAGAACACGCCGACGACCTTAGCGGGCCGCTCAGCGGCTCCTGGCGCGCAGGCCGAGCTGCCGCAACTCCAGCGCGGCCAGGGCGTCGACGGTGTCGTCGTCGCCGCGCCGCCACGCCTCGGCCACATCGGGCGCGATCCGGGTCAGCCGGCCCAGCGGCTGGGTGGCCAGCGCGCGCAGGGCGAGCAGGTCCCGGCCGGCCGGCCCCGCCGCCAGCTTCGCGGCCGAGGAGGCCCGGCGCATCCAGCGGACCCGCAGGGGCAGCCACCCGAACAGCACCAGACCGAGCGGGAAGATCAGCACTGCGATGGCGAGGGCGAGGGCGAGCTGGTCGACCAGCTGCTGCTGGTCACGGCCGGCGTCGGCGAGCGACCGGGCGGCGTCGGCGGCCCGCTGGAAGGGCGCGGTCAGCTCGTCGCCGACCAGCGGCACCCGGCCAACCTTGCTGCCGGCGTCGCCCAGGTTGTCGGCGAGCCCGCTGCCGGCGCCCTCCAGCTTCTGCCCCGGTACGGCGAGCTTCTGCACCAGGTCGTGCAGCCAGAGCGCGCCGCGGATCGCGACGTACACCCAGGCGACGACGAGCAGGTCGGTGAGCAACTGACGGGCGGCGGTCGGAAAGCGATCGGCGTAGATCTTCACGCCGGACAGCGTGCCACGAACCGCCGGACACGGCACTGGTCGAATCAGCCGGCGGGACGGCCAACCCGCATGCGGTCCACCCGTCGAATCGCCGTCGTCGCGCTCGTCGCCGGCAGCATTCCTCAGAGCAAAGGGCCTGGAGGGTGGCCGGGGCGTTGGTCAGTGGGCGCAGGCCGGGCAGGTGCCGAAGATCTCCAGGGTGTGGCTGACATCGGCGTAGCCGTGCTGGGCGGCGACCCGATCAGCCCAGCTCTCCACTGCCGGGCCGGCCACCTCGACCGTGTTGCCGCAGGCCCGGCACACCAGGTGGTGGTGGTGCCCCTCGCTGCACCGGCGGTAGAGGTGCTCGCCGCCCGGCGGGCGCATCACGTCGATCTCGCCCGCGTCGGCCAGCCCCTGCAGCGTGCGGTAGACAGTGGTCAGGCCGACCCGCTCGCCGCGTTGCCGCAGCATCGCGTGCAGGTCCTGGGCGCTGTGGAAACCCTCCATCTCGGCGAGCAGCGCGCTCACCGCCGAGCGCTGCCGGGTGTTGCGCACCGCGGTGCCACCCTCGCTCATCATCCCTCCCCGGCATGGCTGACCGCGTCCGCCACGATGTGCGCGACGTGCTCGTCGACCAGGCTGTAGGCGATCTCCCGACCCCGGCGGGAACCCCGCACCACGCCGGCGCCGCGCAGCACCCGCAGGTGCTGGGAGACCAGCGGTTGCGCGGCCCCGAGCTTCTCCACCAGCTCGTGCACGCACCGCTCGCCGTCGGCGAGCTCACTGACGATGGCCAGCCGGATGGGCGCCGACAGGGCGCGGAGCAACTCGCTGGCCCCATCGAACCCCTCGTAGCCCGTTGCGCTGGTCACCCTGCAACGGTAACCAATACCGGCGACATCCCGCTGATCAGGTTCAACCCAGCACGACCTCGTGCGGTTCCGGCGCCGGCGCGGCGGCCGGCGTGGCCCGGCGGCGCAACGCCCGCCAGACCCCACCCGCCACGGCCACCACCAGGAACGAGGCGATCGCCACCAGCACCACCGAGGCGCCCGGCGCGGTGTCCGCCGTGGCCGCCACCCAGACACCCGAGCCGGCGGCGAAGAGCCCGAGCGCCATCGCGGCGGCCATCGTGCTGCGGAAGCCCCGGGTGACCTGCTGGGCGGTGGCGACCGGCACCACCATCAACGCGCTGATCAGCAGCACTCCGACGGCCCGCATGGCGATTGTCACGGTGACCGCGGTGGCGACAGCGATCAGCAGGTTCAGCGTGCGGACCGGGAGGCCGGAGACCCGGGCGTACTCCTCGTCGTGACTGACCGCGAACAGCGCCGGCCGCAACGCGATCATCGTCACCAGGATCGCCGCGCCGAGCACCGCGATGGTGGTCAGGTCGGCGGGCGAGATGGTGGTCAGCGACCCGAACAGGTAGGCGTTGAGGTTCGCGCTGGTCGCGTCGGAAAGGCCGACCAGGAGTACGCCGCCCGCGATGCCGCCGTAGAAGAGCAGGGCCAGGGCCAGGTCACCGGAGGTACGCCCGCGGGCACGGACGATCTCGATGGCGATCGCGCCGATGGTGGCGGCGATCACCGCCACCAGCACCGGTGAGCGGTTGAGCAGCAGTCCCGCCCCGACGCCGGTCAGCGCCACGTGCCCCACACCGTCGCCGATCAACGCCAGCCGGCGCTGCACCAGGTAGATGCCGAGCGCCGGCGCGGCCAGGCCGATCACCAGCGCGCCGATCAGGGCACGCTGCATGTAGGGGTACTGGAAGAGTTCCATGGGTCAGTTGCTCCACAGCCCGGCGGGCTCGTCGTAGCAGTGCGGGTGCACGTGGTCGTGGTCGGGCTCCGCGTGATGGCCGGCCGGGTCCGGCACCGCGCCGTCGTGGGCGATGCGACCCTCGTGGACGACGACGGCCCGGCTGATCACCGGTCGCAGCGGGCCCAACTCGTGGGCGACGAGCAGCACTGTTCCGCCGTCGGCGACGAAGTCGCGCAGCGCGCCGGCGAACGCCTCCTGGCTGGCCGCGTCCACCCCGGCGGTGGGCTCGTCGAGAACCAGCAGCTCCGGCTGGCCGGCCAGGGCGCGGGCGATCAGGGTGCGCTGCTGCTGGCCGCCGGAGAGCGTGGACACCGGGTCACCGGCCCGGTCGGCGAGCCCGACAGCGCGCAGCGCGGCGTCGACGGCGGACCGGTCGGCTCGACCCGGCGGACGCAGCACCCCCCGACGGGCCAGCCGGCCGGAGGCCACCACCTCCCGGACGGTGGCCGGCACGCCGCCGCCGGCGCCCAGGCGCTGCGGGACGTACCCGATGCGCGCCCACTGTCGGAAACGGCGCAACGGCCGGTCGAAGAGGGTGACCGAGCCGGCGCTGATCGGCACCAGCCCGAGCACGGCCCGGATCAGGGTGGACTTGCCGGAGCCGTTGGCGCCGAGCACCGCGACCACCTCGCCGGCGGTCACGGTGAGTGAGACGTCCCGGAGCACCGGGCGGCCGTCGTAGCCGACCGCCCCGTGCTCGACGGTGATGACGGGTGCGCTCACGAGCAGCTCAACGCCGTCCGCAGGGTCTGCAGGTTGGTACGCATGACCGAAAGGTAGTCCGCGCCGCTGCCGGCGGCGAGCCCTTCGATCGGGTCCAGCACCGCGGTCCGCGCGCCGACCTGACCGGCGATGGTCTCGGCGACCTTCGGGCTGACCAGTGTCTCGAAGAAGATCGTGCTGGCCCGGTGCTCCTTCGCCTCCTCGATCACCTGCGCGAGCCGCTGCGGCGAGGGCTCGACGTCCGGGCTGAGTCCGGTGATCCCGACCTGCTCCAGCCGGTACCGGTCGGCCAGGTAGCCGAACGCGGCGTGGCTGGTCACGATCTCCCGCCGCTGGCAGGTCCGCAGGCCCTGGGTGAACTCGCCGTCCAGCGCCGTCAGGTCGCCGCGCAGCGCCGCGGAGCGGGCGGTGTAGTCGGCGGCGTGGTCCGGGTCGGCCTTGCCGAGCCGCTGGGCGAGCTGGTCGCCGATGGCGGCCAGTCGGGTCGGGTCGAGCCAGACGTGCGGGTCCTTGCCGCCGTGCTCCTCGGCGCGCCCCTCCTCGCCCTCGTGGTCGTGCCCGCCGGCCGACGCGTCCAGCAGCGGCTGCACGCTGGTGACGTCGAACGTCCGGTCGTCACCGTTCTGCGCGACGGCGTCGTCCACCGCCGGCTGGAAGCCCTTCAGGTAGACGATCAGCTCGGCCTCGCTCACCTGGCCGACCTGGCTCGGGGTGAGCTCCAGGTCGTGCGGCTCGGCGCCGGGCTTGGCGAGGTTGGTCACCCGCACCGCGTCGCCGCCGATCCGCTCAGCGAGGAACTGGAGTGGATAGAACGCGGCGACCACGTCGACCCGCTCGGGGTCGGCGCCGGCGGCGTTGCCGATGGAGCAGCCGGCGCCGGCGCCCAGGGCGAGCAGGGCGGTCGCGGCGGCCAGGACGCGGGACGTGGTGCGGTTGGTCATGTCCCCAACTGTCCGCGGGAACGACAATGATTGTCAAAAACGCATGAGTGCATGTCAGAGCAGCTTCGCCAGGCCCACCGTCACCAGCAGGGTCAGCATCAGCAGCCGGATCAGCCGGGTCTGCGGGGCCTGAACCGGCCAGGTGGTGGCCAACAGGGCGATCAGGCCCGCGGCCAGCGCCAGCGTCAGCAGCCCGCCGATCACCCCGGGCGTGAAGAACGCGACCAGCACCACCACCAGGGTGAGCAGGAACACCGACGTCGGGTTCGCCCCGGCCAACCGAGCCAGCAGAGGGCGCTGCGTACGCTGCATCCCACAGACTCTACGAGGAGGAACCCGGTGCTGGTGACCAACCGGTTCGTGGTCGACGTCGATGTCGCCGACGACTTCACCGAACGGGCGCACGCCGCCCTCACCGCGCTGGCAGCCCGCCCCGGCTACCTGCGCGGTCAACTGGTCCGGGCGCTGGACGATCCCCGCCACTGGTCCCTGGTCACCGAGTGGGAGTCGGTCGGCACGTACCGGCGGGCACTGGGCGCCTTCGAGGTCAAGGTGAGCGCGGTGCCGTTGCTCGCCGAGTCGGTCGACGAGCCGTCCGCGTACGAGGCGCTGGCCACCGCGGCGCCCGGCGGGGCCGTGGTGGTCGCCGAGAGTGATCGGGCTGCTGGTCCTTACCGCTGAGCCGTCGGGCACTACCCTGCTCCTATGACCGCACCCGCCCCGCCGCCCGGTCCCGGGGTGGCGCCGCCGTTCGCCGCGCCCCCCACCGAGGGCCGCCGGACCCGGCTCTGGATCGGCCTCGGCGTCGGCGCGCTCGCCGTGCTGCTCTGCTGTGGCGGGGGCGGAGCGGCAGTGGTCGGCCTGGCCGTCACCGGCGTGCAGGCGATCCGTGAACAGGGCCGCACGGTGACCAGCGACTACTACCAGGCGCTGGTCGAGCGGAACTACGGACGGGCCTACGACCAGCTCTGCGACGACGCGCAGCGGCGCGAGTCGCGCCCCGAGTTCGAGCGGCGCGCGGCCGCCGAGCCGCAGGTCGCCGCATACCGGGTGGGTGAGGTGGACACAACCAGCCTGACCGTGCCGGTAGACGTGACGCTCGACGGCGGTGACCGGGAGCAGCAACAGGTCAGCCTGGGTCAGGACGGCCAGACCGGTGGCATGGAGGTCTGCGGGGTGAACTGAGCCGCCCCCGGTATTCTGCTGGGCTCGGGGCGACAGTGGTCGTACCGTTGTCCCCGAACTGACCGATCCATCCACATCTCGCCCCCGCCGACCGCCAGCCGGCGTAGGAGGAAACATGCCAGCCGACCGTATCGACGCCGTCGTCAGTCTCGCCAAGCGGCGAGGCTTCGTATTCCCCTCCAGTGAGATCTACGGAGGCACCCGATCGGCGTGGGACTACGGCCCGCTCGGCGTGGAGCTCAAGGAGAACGTCCGCCGGCAGTGGTGGAAGACCATGGTCCAGCAGCGCGACGACGTGGTCGGCCTCGACTCCGCGGTGATCCTGGCCCGCAAGGTGTGGGAGGCGTCCGGTCACATCGCCGAGTTCGTCGACCCGCTCACCGAGTGCCAGTTCTGCCACAAGCGGTTCCGGGCGGACCACCTCGAAGAGGCGTACGCCGAGAAGCACGGTAAGCCGCTGACGTCGCTCGCCGAGCTGAACTGCCCCAACTGCGGCAACAAGGGCACCTTCACCGAGCCGAAGATGTTCAACGGCCTGATGAAGACCTACCTGGGCCCGGTGGAGAGCGACGAAGGGCTGCACTACCTGCGCCCGGAGACCGCGCAGGGCATCTTCGTCAACTACAAGAACGTCGAGACGGTCGCCCGCAAGAAGCCACCGTTCGGCATCGCGCAGACCGGCAAGTCGTTCCGCAACGAGATCACCCCGGGCAACTTCATCTTCCGGACCCGGGAGTTCGAGCAGATGGAGATGGAGTTCTTCGTCGAGCCGGGCACCGACGAGCAGTGGCACGAGTACTGGCTCCAGGAGCGCTGGAACTGGTACCTCGACCTCGGCCTGTCGGCGGACAACCTGCGGCTCTACGAACACCCCAAGGAGAAGCTCTCGCACTACTCGAAGCGGACCGTGGACATCGAGTACCGCTTCCAGTTCGGCGGCACCGAGTTCGCCGAGTTGGAGGGCGTCGCCAACCGCACCGACTTCGACCTCTCCACGCACAGTAAGCACTCCGGCGTCGACCTGTCCTACTTCGACCAGACCAAGGGTGAGCGCTGGATGCCGTACGTCATCGAGCCCGCCGCCGGTCTGAC
Above is a window of Micromonospora coriariae DNA encoding:
- a CDS encoding ArsR/SmtB family transcription factor, which codes for MTSATGYEGFDGASELLRALSAPIRLAIVSELADGERCVHELVEKLGAAQPLVSQHLRVLRGAGVVRGSRRGREIAYSLVDEHVAHIVADAVSHAGEG
- a CDS encoding alpha/beta fold hydrolase; this encodes MRVDARGFTFDVRAGGPPDGAPVLLLHGFPQHSGEWDEVATALHAAGLRTYALDQRGYSPGARPAAVPDYRIPELVTDAVAVLDALGLDAVHLVGHDWGAIVAWALAARHPERVRTLTAVSVPHPAAMAHALATDGQQKARSSYIALFRKPGKAEKVLLAWNATALRKLLTGVGDASRVDHYADPMREPGALTAALNWYRAMSRADLAGVGPVAVPTTYVWSDRDIAIGRTAAEACAANVTGDYRFVQLPGVSHWIPDAAPGPLAEAILARTSGTA
- a CDS encoding metal ABC transporter ATP-binding protein; this encodes MSAPVITVEHGAVGYDGRPVLRDVSLTVTAGEVVAVLGANGSGKSTLIRAVLGLVPISAGSVTLFDRPLRRFRQWARIGYVPQRLGAGGGVPATVREVVASGRLARRGVLRPPGRADRSAVDAALRAVGLADRAGDPVSTLSGGQQQRTLIARALAGQPELLVLDEPTAGVDAASQEAFAGALRDFVADGGTVLLVAHELGPLRPVISRAVVVHEGRIAHDGAVPDPAGHHAEPDHDHVHPHCYDEPAGLWSN
- a CDS encoding sugar isomerase domain-containing protein; translated protein: MTVSAEDYLAVVTETIGRVAESQRAAVGRAADLIADAVRADGVVHAFGTGHSEALAMEIAGRAGGLVPTNRIALRDLVLLGGEPADRLGPLLERDPAVAHRLYELAPVRPSDVFVLASNSGVNGAMVEFATLVKQHGHGLVAITSAQHSGRMTSRHPSGRKLADLADVVLDNGAPYGDATLPLPDGGTVGAVSSITAALLAQQVTVEVVARLLAAGERPPVYLSANIPDGDAHNAALEARYAGRIRRGA
- a CDS encoding acyl-CoA dehydrogenase family protein, with product MTTTQNGRPAADGPDPGTAPSTAGAAAPLPTEAGQVSEKEARQVAEAARESAWDRPSFGKELFLGRFRLDLIDPWPRSDPDDVARADEFLGRFRAFLTSEVDGAAIERDASIPDAVFHGLADLGAFGMKIDRKYGGLGLSNLHYCRALMLAGSISPAIGALLSAHQSIGVPQPLKMFGTAEQKQRFLPRLAAGEVSAFLLTEPDVGSDPARLATTAEPTEDGTGYRLNGVKLWATNGIVATLLVVMARVPATEGRRGGITAFVVDGDSAGITVERRNEFVGLRGLENSLTRFHDVFVPAENVIGGEGKGLKIALTTLNTGRLSLPAMCVGAGKWALNVAREWAADRVQWGRPVGEHEAVSQKLAFIAATTYGMETMLDLCCLLADDDRNDIRIEAALVKLYASEMAWKIADELIQIRGGRGYETADSLAARGERPAAVEQMLRDLRINRIFEGSTEIMHLLIAREAVDAHLSVAGDIIDPEAGWGRKARAGARAGAFYAKWLPTLAVGRGQSPSAYAEFGPLAAHLRQVERSSRKLARSTFYAMSRWQGKMERKQAFLGRVVDIGAELFAMSAVCVRASAERDSRPENVELADLFCRQARVRVDALFAALWDNTDSVDTAAAKRILNGRYAALEEGVITPSDELPWVARWAPGPSAAADVRRRIPPKS
- a CDS encoding Fur family transcriptional regulator yields the protein MSEGGTAVRNTRQRSAVSALLAEMEGFHSAQDLHAMLRQRGERVGLTTVYRTLQGLADAGEIDVMRPPGGEHLYRRCSEGHHHHLVCRACGNTVEVAGPAVESWADRVAAQHGYADVSHTLEIFGTCPACAH
- a CDS encoding aminoglycoside N(3)-acetyltransferase — protein: MTMDSGGPGTRRSIAAQLRMLGVRPGGTLLVHAGLRQLGFVCGGPQALVLALRDALGPDGTIVVPTHTPDNSDPAQWRDPPVPVDWWPLIRAEMPGFDPAVTPSRFMGVLAETVRCWPGALRSSHPHVSFAALGPAAEQVVAGHTRADMLGEGSPLARLYDLDAHVLLLGVDHGVNTSLHLAEYRLPAPPREQLGAAIRTADGGREWVWWQDVRLDETDFDALGRDLEATGAVRTARVGTGTGRLMRQRAAVDFAVGWFARNRTTEDA
- a CDS encoding metal ABC transporter permease, with the protein product MELFQYPYMQRALIGALVIGLAAPALGIYLVQRRLALIGDGVGHVALTGVGAGLLLNRSPVLVAVIAATIGAIAIEIVRARGRTSGDLALALLFYGGIAGGVLLVGLSDATSANLNAYLFGSLTTISPADLTTIAVLGAAILVTMIALRPALFAVSHDEEYARVSGLPVRTLNLLIAVATAVTVTIAMRAVGVLLISALMVVPVATAQQVTRGFRSTMAAAMALGLFAAGSGVWVAATADTAPGASVVLVAIASFLVVAVAGGVWRALRRRATPAAAPAPEPHEVVLG
- a CDS encoding ECF transporter S component produces the protein MNHSDTNRWRTIDIVVASVIAVAFGVIFWAWGLVWSATEGAFAFFPPAQTLIYGVWLMPAVVGGLVIRKPGAALYCETVAAVLSALLGSQWAGTVIPQGIVQGLGAELAFAAFRYRSFRLPSAVVAGALTGLSAALFDFFVWNAEYDLADYRVPYALLTIVSATVIAGVGGWVLTRALANTGVLDRFPVARDRAAI
- a CDS encoding DUF6328 family protein → MSKETEKQRWQRNFADLLQELRVAQTGVQILFAFLLTLPFSNGFTRTNEFQRDVYIVALLAAAAATALIISPVAFHRALFRQGRKPELVRFAHRMATGGLAFMLISMVSAVLLITDFVLDRPIAFVLSALAGLWFLTFWLILPFSRRSWGDDDIDDDDDDPRTLAN